The Acanthochromis polyacanthus isolate Apoly-LR-REF ecotype Palm Island chromosome 5, KAUST_Apoly_ChrSc, whole genome shotgun sequence genome includes a window with the following:
- the barx1 gene encoding homeobox protein BarH-like 1 — MQHPLDLGAHYYPPEVHADHRTHRYRSFMIEEILTDHPEHKASAPAGELLKFGVQALLSARPFHNQLVLKADQTSLLKFPMSPLSCSLGSPLGSPLLTGAPGLQIGAASHHLPLDLHLRGKLEHGVDGGSKTKKGRRSRTVFTELQLMGLEKRFEKQKYLSTPDRIDLAESLGLSQLQVKTWYQNRRMKWKKIVLQGGGLESPTKPKGRPKKNSIPSSEQLSEQERSAAEADRQSEGCSTHSENTQEE, encoded by the exons ATGCAGCATCCTTTGGACTTGGGAGCGCATTACTACCCACCCGAAGTTCATGCCGACCACAGAACCCACCGTTACAGGAGTTTCATGATAGAGGAGATCCTGACTGATCATCCGGAACACAAAGCGTCCGCCCCGGCCGGGGAACTGCTCAAATTCGGAGTACAAGCCCTGCTATCCGCCCGGCCTTTCCATAACCAACTGG TGCTAAAAGCGGACCAGACGAGCCTCCTCAAGTTCCCCATGTCCCCGCTGTCCTGCTCGCTGGGCTCCCCGCTCGGCTCCCCGCTTCTAACCGGGGCTCCGGGCCTGCAGATCGGCGCGGCGTCTCACCACCTGCCGCTGGACCTCCACCTCCGGGGGAAGCTGGAACACGGAGTCGACGGAGGCAGCAAGACCAAGAAGGGCCGGAGGAGCCGCACCGTGTTCACCGAGCTGCAGCTCATGGGCCTGGAGAAGCGCTTCGAGAAGCAGAAATACCTCTCCACGCCTGATAG AATAGACCTCGCCGAGTCTTTGGGTCTCAGTCAGCTGCAAGTGAAAACGTGGTACCAGAACAGACGGatgaaatggaagaaaatt GTGCTACAGGGAGGAGGCCTGGAGTCACCGACTAAGCCAAAAGGCCGCCCAAAGAAGAACTCCATCCCCAGCAGCGAGCAGCTCTCCGAGCAGGAAAGATCGGCCGCAGAGGCTGACCGTCAGTCCGAAGGCTGCAGCACCCACTCAGAGAACACTCAGGAGGAGTGA